Proteins co-encoded in one Nonomuraea helvata genomic window:
- a CDS encoding DUF4350 domain-containing protein, which produces MSVLTPPPAAGAPAQDGGSYSTSPTARSTWRGSRLIALLGLIIVLVAIAGVLFTPQRGPSRPLDPDDTSLQGAKALAQVLKSRGVAVDRVDSVQAAVDRATTGNRLLLITDVSYFNEYTLATIQGDRLILGDQPGLDALAPGVRSELARARTRSREPECALPAATAGGSAYIGGTDFTAPAGATGCYPSGEGYALVSLPNAGGTTTVVGDASFMTNQFLAEDGNAALALNLIGTGKRVTWLVPPENPPPISELPGERGESMYDLMPESIRWTIYMSLIALAVTAFWRGRRLGPVVTEKLPVVVRAAETVEGRGRLYRARRARQRAADSLRAGTIDRLRPRLGLASGAGPQEIVAALAARTGEASQQVGAALYGPPPADDAGLVGLAGYLDFIERQVSEP; this is translated from the coding sequence ATGAGCGTGCTCACACCACCGCCGGCCGCCGGCGCTCCGGCGCAGGACGGCGGGTCCTACTCGACCTCCCCCACCGCCCGCTCCACCTGGCGTGGCAGCCGGCTCATCGCGCTGCTCGGCCTGATCATCGTCCTCGTCGCGATCGCCGGCGTGCTGTTCACCCCCCAGCGGGGCCCGTCACGTCCCCTGGACCCCGACGACACCTCCCTGCAGGGCGCCAAGGCGCTGGCCCAGGTGCTCAAGTCCCGGGGCGTCGCGGTGGACCGGGTGGACTCCGTACAGGCCGCGGTCGACAGGGCCACCACGGGCAACCGGCTGCTGCTGATCACGGACGTGTCGTACTTCAACGAGTACACCCTGGCCACCATCCAGGGCGACCGGCTGATCCTCGGTGACCAGCCAGGACTCGACGCCCTGGCCCCCGGCGTGCGCAGCGAGCTGGCCCGGGCGCGCACCCGCTCGCGCGAGCCCGAGTGCGCGCTTCCTGCCGCCACGGCCGGCGGCAGCGCGTACATCGGCGGCACCGACTTCACCGCCCCTGCGGGAGCCACCGGCTGTTACCCGTCCGGCGAGGGTTACGCGCTGGTCAGCCTCCCGAACGCGGGCGGCACCACCACGGTCGTCGGCGACGCGAGCTTCATGACCAACCAGTTCCTGGCCGAGGACGGCAACGCCGCGCTCGCGCTCAACCTGATCGGCACCGGCAAGCGCGTGACCTGGCTCGTGCCTCCCGAGAACCCGCCGCCCATCTCGGAGCTGCCGGGCGAGCGGGGCGAGTCGATGTACGACCTGATGCCGGAGAGCATCCGCTGGACGATCTACATGTCACTCATCGCCCTGGCCGTGACCGCGTTCTGGCGGGGCAGGCGACTGGGTCCCGTGGTGACGGAGAAGCTGCCCGTCGTCGTGCGCGCGGCCGAGACCGTCGAGGGGCGCGGCAGGCTCTACCGGGCCAGGCGGGCCAGGCAGCGGGCGGCCGACTCGCTGCGCGCGGGCACGATCGACCGGCTCAGGCCCAGGCTCGGACTCGCGTCGGGGGCCGGGCCGCAGGAGATCGTCGCGGCGCTCGCCGCCCGCACGGGGGAGGCCTCCCAGCAGGTCGGCGCGGCACTGTACGGGCCGCCGCCGGCGGACGACGCCGGGCTCGTCGGGTTGGCCGGATACTTGGACTTCATCGAAAGGCAGGTCAGTGAACCCTGA
- a CDS encoding MoxR family ATPase, which translates to MRVTSLGDSAREALGALRAEVAKAVVGQDAVVTGLVIALLCKGHVLLEGVPGVAKTLMVRTLSAALALDFKRVQFTPDLMPGDVTGSLIYDAKTAEFEFREGPVFTNLLLADEINRTPPKTQAALLEAMEERQVSVEGSARQLPDPFVVCATQNPVEYEGTYQLPEAQLDRFLLKLTVPLPPREQEISVLERHARGFDPRDLTEVKAVATAEDLALGREAVSKVHVAPEVLGYIVDVARATRNSPSLQLGVSPRGATALLAASRAWAWLSGRSYVTPDDVKALARPALRHRIQLRPEAELEGATADGLLDGILASVPVPR; encoded by the coding sequence ATGCGCGTCACGAGCCTGGGCGACTCGGCCAGAGAGGCGCTGGGCGCGCTGCGTGCCGAGGTGGCCAAGGCCGTGGTCGGGCAGGACGCGGTGGTGACGGGGCTGGTCATCGCGCTGTTGTGCAAGGGGCACGTGCTGCTCGAAGGCGTGCCGGGCGTGGCCAAGACGTTGATGGTGCGCACGTTGTCGGCTGCTCTGGCCCTGGATTTCAAGCGGGTGCAGTTCACGCCGGACCTGATGCCGGGTGACGTGACCGGGTCGTTGATCTACGACGCGAAGACCGCGGAGTTCGAGTTCCGCGAGGGGCCGGTGTTCACGAACCTGCTGCTCGCCGACGAGATCAACCGCACCCCGCCGAAGACCCAGGCGGCGCTGCTCGAAGCGATGGAGGAGCGGCAGGTCAGCGTGGAGGGCTCGGCGCGGCAGCTGCCCGACCCGTTCGTGGTGTGCGCGACGCAGAACCCCGTCGAGTACGAGGGCACCTACCAACTGCCCGAGGCGCAGCTCGACCGGTTCCTGCTGAAGCTGACCGTGCCGCTGCCGCCGCGCGAGCAGGAGATCTCGGTGCTCGAACGGCACGCCCGCGGCTTCGACCCCCGCGACCTGACCGAGGTGAAGGCCGTCGCCACGGCCGAGGACCTCGCCCTCGGGCGCGAGGCGGTCTCCAAGGTGCACGTGGCGCCCGAGGTGCTCGGCTACATCGTGGACGTGGCCCGCGCCACCAGGAACTCGCCGTCGCTGCAGCTCGGCGTCTCGCCGCGTGGGGCCACGGCGCTGCTGGCGGCCTCGCGGGCGTGGGCCTGGCTGTCCGGGCGCTCGTACGTGACGCCTGACGACGTGAAGGCGCTGGCCAGGCCCGCGCTGCGGCACCGGATCCAGCTCAGGCCGGAGGCCGAGCTGGAGGGCGCGACCGCCGACGGACTGCTCGACGGCATCCTGGCCTCGGTCCCGGTCCCGCGCTGA
- a CDS encoding DUF58 domain-containing protein has translation MALTGRAGLVAAIGIVVVLLAPQPGAALAGVCLLLAAAILVDLVFAGAVRPLRFHRSGDTLVRLGQRATVELIVENPGSRRVRGALRDAWPPSAGATPRVADLDVPKGERRKIVVTLAPTRRGDRSSVAVTVRSVGPLGLAARQGSHQAPWSVRVLPPFLSRKHLPSRLARLRELDGQHPALVRGQGTEFDSLREYVVGDDVRSIDWRATARRHDVVVRTWRPERDRRVLIVLDTGRTSAGRVGDAPIPMAGAAQGGSGLLVRPDPRPAPGWPRLDWSMDAALLLAALAARAGDQVDFLAYDRAVRAWVSGASRTELLSSLVNVMAPIEAELIEADSQGMVAAILARAKRRCLVVLLTDLNAAALDEGLMPVLPQLSSRHLVLVAGVSDPRVAALAGRRESAEEVYDAAAAEHTQLERRRITARLRRHGVEVVDAPPEDIAPALADAYLALKAAGRL, from the coding sequence ATGGCTCTCACGGGACGTGCCGGGCTGGTCGCGGCGATCGGGATCGTGGTGGTGCTGCTGGCGCCCCAGCCGGGGGCCGCGCTGGCCGGGGTCTGCCTGCTGCTGGCCGCCGCGATCCTGGTGGACCTGGTGTTCGCCGGGGCCGTGCGCCCGCTGAGGTTCCACCGTTCCGGCGACACGCTCGTACGGCTCGGCCAGCGGGCCACGGTCGAGCTGATCGTCGAGAACCCCGGCTCCAGACGCGTACGCGGCGCGCTCAGGGACGCCTGGCCGCCGTCTGCGGGAGCCACCCCGCGCGTCGCCGACCTGGACGTGCCCAAGGGCGAGCGCCGCAAGATCGTCGTGACGCTCGCTCCGACCAGGCGCGGCGACCGGTCGTCCGTGGCGGTGACCGTGCGCTCGGTCGGGCCGCTGGGCCTGGCCGCCCGCCAGGGCAGCCACCAGGCGCCCTGGTCGGTGCGCGTGCTGCCGCCGTTCCTGTCGCGCAAGCACCTGCCGTCCAGGCTGGCCAGGCTCCGTGAGCTGGACGGCCAGCACCCTGCGCTGGTGCGCGGTCAGGGCACGGAGTTCGACTCGCTACGGGAGTACGTGGTGGGCGACGACGTGCGTTCCATCGACTGGCGGGCCACGGCGCGCCGCCACGACGTCGTCGTACGCACCTGGCGCCCGGAACGCGACCGCCGCGTGCTGATCGTGCTCGACACCGGCCGCACGTCGGCGGGCCGGGTGGGCGACGCGCCGATCCCCATGGCGGGGGCCGCGCAGGGCGGCAGCGGGCTGCTGGTGCGGCCGGATCCGCGCCCGGCGCCCGGCTGGCCGCGGCTCGACTGGTCGATGGACGCGGCGCTGCTGCTCGCCGCGCTCGCCGCCCGGGCCGGTGACCAGGTGGACTTCCTCGCCTACGACCGGGCCGTGCGTGCCTGGGTGAGCGGGGCCTCTCGGACTGAGCTGCTGTCGTCGCTGGTCAACGTGATGGCGCCGATCGAGGCCGAGCTGATCGAGGCCGACTCGCAGGGCATGGTGGCCGCCATTCTGGCGCGGGCCAAGCGGCGCTGCCTGGTCGTGCTGCTCACCGACCTCAACGCGGCGGCGCTGGACGAGGGGCTCATGCCGGTGCTCCCCCAGCTCTCCTCGCGCCATCTGGTGCTGGTGGCCGGAGTGTCGGACCCCCGGGTGGCGGCCTTGGCGGGCCGCCGGGAGTCGGCCGAGGAGGTGTACGACGCGGCGGCGGCCGAGCACACCCAGCTCGAACGCCGGCGCATCACGGCGCGGCTGCGGCGGCACGGGGTGGAGGTCGTGGACGCGCCCCCGGAGGACATCGCGCCCGCGCTGGCGGACGCGTACCTGGCCCTGAAGGCGGCGGGACGGCTCTAG
- a CDS encoding stage II sporulation protein M, which yields MDIDAFITAHRPVWDRLDHLVKHRSSLTGDEVDELVDLYQRVSTHLSIVRSSSGDAMLTGRLSALVARARSAVTGAHTPAWREFVRFFTVSFPVVAYRARWWWLASAVAFTLVAWVMGAWVAANPDVQSSIASPDQITQLVEHDFSDYYSENPAASFAGHVWVNNAWVSAQVIISSVLLGLPIPYMLYMNAENVGVSGGLMASRDKLDIFFGLIMPHGLLELTAVFLAAAVGMRLGWAVIDPGPRRRTEALAEQGRAVMSVALGLVAVLFVSGLIEAFVTPSGLPTWARVGIGVLAEAAFLTYVIVFGRRALRQNETGDLERAPDVAPTA from the coding sequence GTGGACATCGATGCGTTCATCACAGCACACCGCCCCGTGTGGGACCGGCTCGACCACCTGGTCAAGCACCGCTCGTCGCTGACCGGCGACGAGGTGGACGAGCTGGTCGACCTCTATCAGCGGGTGTCGACGCACCTGTCCATCGTGCGCTCCTCCTCCGGTGACGCGATGCTGACCGGGCGGCTGTCGGCGCTGGTGGCCAGGGCCAGGTCCGCCGTGACCGGCGCGCACACGCCTGCCTGGCGGGAGTTCGTGCGGTTCTTCACGGTGTCGTTCCCCGTGGTGGCCTACCGGGCGCGGTGGTGGTGGCTGGCGAGCGCGGTGGCGTTCACGCTGGTGGCGTGGGTGATGGGCGCCTGGGTGGCCGCCAATCCCGACGTGCAGTCGTCGATCGCCTCGCCTGACCAGATCACCCAGCTCGTCGAGCACGACTTCTCCGACTACTACTCGGAGAACCCGGCCGCGTCCTTCGCCGGCCACGTGTGGGTGAACAACGCGTGGGTCTCCGCGCAGGTGATCATTTCTTCGGTGCTGCTCGGGTTGCCGATCCCGTACATGCTCTACATGAACGCGGAGAACGTCGGCGTCTCAGGTGGTCTGATGGCCTCCCGCGACAAGCTGGACATCTTCTTCGGCCTGATCATGCCGCACGGCCTGCTGGAGCTGACCGCCGTGTTCCTGGCGGCGGCCGTGGGCATGCGCCTGGGCTGGGCGGTCATCGACCCCGGACCGCGCCGCCGGACGGAGGCGCTGGCCGAGCAGGGCCGGGCGGTGATGAGCGTGGCGCTGGGGCTGGTCGCGGTGCTGTTCGTGTCGGGGCTGATCGAGGCGTTCGTCACACCGTCGGGGCTGCCCACGTGGGCGCGCGTGGGGATCGGCGTCCTCGCCGAGGCGGCGTTCCTGACGTACGTGATCGTCTTCGGCCGCCGCGCCCTCCGTCAGAACGAGACCGGCGACCTCGAACGCGCCCCGGACGTCGCCCCGACCGCCTGA